In Triticum urartu cultivar G1812 chromosome 6, Tu2.1, whole genome shotgun sequence, the following proteins share a genomic window:
- the LOC125514913 gene encoding peroxidase 70-like yields the protein MASSSGCRARHCLLALFLLSSSAYGQLSPSFYAKSCPTLQLIVRATMIKALLAERRMGASLLRLHFHDCFVQGCDGSILLDDVGSFVGEKTAFPNVDSVRGYEVIDEIKKNVELLCPGIVSCADIAALAARDGTFLLGGPSWSVPLGRRDSTTASLTEANSDLPAPSLSLGLLIKAFDKKQLSPQDLTALSGAHTIGFSQCLNFRDHIYNGTNIDPAFATLRKRTCPAQAPNGDKNLAPFDVQTQLLFDNAYYRNLVAKRGLLNSDQVLFNGGSQDALVRQYVANPALFASDFVTAMIKMGSINPLTGTAGQIRRNCRVVNS from the exons ATGGCTTCCAGCTCTGGCTGTAGGGCCCGGCATTGCTTGCTtgccctcttcctcctctcctcttccgcGTATGGTCAGCTGTCGCCGTCGTTCTACGCCAAGAGCTGCCCGACGCTGCAGCTCATCGTGCGGGCCACCATGATCAAGGCGCTCCTCGCCGAGCGCCGAATGGGCGCCTCCCTCCTCAGGCTCCACTTCCACGACTGCTTTGTCCAA GGCTGTGACGGGTCCATTCTCTTGGATGACGTGGGTAGCTTCGTTGGCGAGAAGACGGCCTTTCCGAACGTGGATTCGGTGCGGGGCTACGAGGTGATCGACGAGATCAAGAAGAACGTGGAGCTGCTCTGCCCTGGCATCGTCTCCTGCGCCGACATCGCCGCCCTCGCAGCACGGGACGGCACTTTCCTG CTAGGCGGGCCCAGCTGGTCGGTGCCGCTCGGCCGCCGGGACTCAACGACGGCCAGCTTGACTGAGGCGAACAGCGACCTCCCGGCGCCAAGCTTAAGCCTGGGCCTGCTCATCAAAGCGTTCGACAAGAAGCAGCTGAGCCCGCAGGACCTCACTGCGCTGTCCGGCGCGCACACCATCGGCTTCTCCCAGTGCCTCAACTTCCGCGACCACATCTACAACGGCACCAACATCGACCCGGCGTTCGCCACGCTGCGCAAGCGCACCTGCCCCGCCCAGGCCCCCAACGGCGACAAGAACCTGGCACCGTTCGACGTGCAGACACAGCTCCTCTTCGACAACGCCTACTACCGCAACCTGGTCGCCAAGCGCGGCCTGCTCAACTCCGACCAGGTGCTCTTCAACGGCGGCTCCCAGGACGCGCTGGTGCGCCAGTACGTCGCTAACCCGGCGCTCTTCGCCTCCGACTTTGTGACGGCGATGATCAAGATGGGGAGCATCAATCCGCTCACGGGAACCGCCGGCCAGATTAGGCGCAACTGCAGGGTCGTCAACAGCTGA